One part of the Aurantibacillus circumpalustris genome encodes these proteins:
- a CDS encoding serine hydrolase — MLKKISSSPVKYHTQVIYTQIDSVDGKPNFKNYYFNVNPENYFYCASLVKLPVSILALEKLNEITIPFDAIMFTDSSIACHKKVNSDTSSLNNYPSIENYIKRMLLVSDNESYSRVYEFLGVDYIQKNLHEKGYPEVRIVNRYDGNCFGKNNLISNPIIFLSKDLKVIYRQEELNSSHAPSPLKISMNVGKAYYNEKNKFINKPKSFAGSNYLSLLDCHNMLQELIFNSTKKFKITKDQNEFLIRYLSHYPRQSSSPRYNSKIYYDSYKKYLFYGDSKAIINDTNLIITNIVGQSYGFMSDCAYFLDKKNNISFMLSAVIYANEDEVLNDGKYDYITVALPYLAELGRQFYNYEINRKKISKE; from the coding sequence TTGTTAAAAAAAATCAGTTCTTCACCTGTAAAATATCATACGCAAGTTATATATACACAAATTGATTCTGTGGATGGGAAACCAAACTTTAAGAATTATTACTTTAATGTAAATCCCGAAAATTATTTTTATTGCGCTAGTCTTGTAAAATTACCAGTAAGTATTTTAGCTCTCGAAAAACTAAACGAAATTACCATTCCCTTTGATGCAATAATGTTTACGGATAGTTCAATTGCTTGCCACAAAAAAGTAAATAGCGATACAAGCTCTTTAAATAATTATCCGTCAATAGAAAATTACATTAAAAGGATGCTCCTTGTAAGTGACAACGAATCTTATAGTAGGGTTTACGAATTTTTAGGTGTAGATTATATTCAGAAAAACCTTCATGAGAAAGGATATCCTGAAGTTAGAATTGTAAATCGTTACGATGGTAATTGTTTTGGGAAGAATAATTTAATAAGTAATCCGATTATATTTTTAAGTAAAGATTTAAAAGTAATTTACAGACAAGAAGAATTAAATTCAAGTCATGCGCCGTCACCACTTAAAATTAGTATGAATGTTGGTAAAGCTTATTATAATGAAAAGAATAAATTCATTAATAAACCAAAAAGTTTTGCAGGATCGAATTATTTGAGTTTGTTAGATTGCCACAATATGTTGCAAGAGCTTATTTTTAATTCTACAAAAAAATTTAAAATCACAAAAGATCAAAATGAATTTTTAATTCGCTATTTGAGTCATTATCCACGACAAAGTTCTAGTCCTCGCTATAATTCAAAAATATATTATGATAGCTATAAAAAATACCTTTTTTATGGAGACTCAAAGGCGATAATTAACGATACTAATCTAATTATTACTAATATTGTAGGGCAGTCCTATGGCTTTATGTCTGACTGCGCCTATTTTTTGGATAAGAAAAATAATATTTCATTTATGCTAAGTGCAGTTATTTATGCAAACGAAGACGAAGTTTTAAATGATGGAAAGTACGATTACATAACTGTTGCTTTACCTTATTTAGCAGAATTAGGAAGACAATTTTATAATTACGAAATCAATAGAAAGAAAATCTCAAAAGAATAG
- a CDS encoding amidohydrolase family protein — translation MFTIDTHTHIIPKNLPDFSKKFGYGEFITLDHHAQGRAWMVQGNKRFREITDNCWDPLVRIEEMKQHKADMQVICTIPVMFSYWAKAKDCLEVSQFLNDDIATTVNNHPDKFIGLATVPMQDASLAIKELERCMKNGYKGVQIGSNVNDLNLSEPQFDEFFAACEKLNAAILVHPWQMMGQEHMAKYWLPWLVGMPAEISRAICSMIFGGVFEKYKNLKVCFAHGGGSFLPTISRIEHGWDCRPDLVAIDNPINPKEYLGKFWVDSHVCDHKMLQYIIDLVGADKVVQGSDYPFPLGEAVPGELVRTAPLSNENKEIIMGSAAKTWLSL, via the coding sequence ATGTTTACAATTGATACCCATACCCATATTATTCCAAAAAACTTACCTGATTTTTCGAAAAAATTTGGTTACGGAGAATTTATAACATTAGATCATCACGCTCAAGGCCGCGCCTGGATGGTTCAAGGGAATAAACGTTTTAGAGAAATAACAGATAATTGTTGGGATCCTTTAGTGCGGATTGAAGAAATGAAACAGCACAAAGCAGACATGCAAGTTATTTGCACGATTCCTGTTATGTTTAGTTACTGGGCTAAAGCAAAAGATTGTTTAGAGGTAAGTCAGTTTTTAAATGATGATATAGCAACGACAGTGAATAATCATCCTGATAAATTTATTGGTTTAGCTACCGTTCCCATGCAAGATGCAAGTCTAGCTATAAAAGAGCTCGAACGGTGCATGAAGAACGGTTATAAGGGTGTTCAAATTGGAAGTAATGTAAACGACCTTAATTTAAGTGAGCCTCAGTTTGATGAATTTTTTGCGGCTTGTGAAAAATTAAATGCGGCAATTCTTGTTCACCCTTGGCAAATGATGGGGCAAGAACACATGGCCAAATACTGGTTGCCTTGGTTAGTCGGTATGCCGGCAGAAATTAGTCGCGCTATTTGCAGTATGATTTTTGGTGGTGTTTTTGAAAAATATAAAAATCTAAAAGTATGTTTCGCGCATGGTGGAGGTTCTTTTCTTCCAACCATTAGTCGTATTGAACATGGTTGGGATTGTCGCCCTGATTTGGTTGCTATCGATAATCCAATTAATCCAAAAGAATACTTGGGGAAATTTTGGGTAGATAGTCATGTATGCGATCACAAAATGTTACAATACATTATTGACCTTGTTGGCGCAGATAAAGTTGTGCAAGGAAGCGATTATCCGTTTCCTTTAGGCGAAGCGGTTCCCGGCGAACTGGTGAGAACAGCTCCTCTTAGCAATGAAAATAAAGAAATCATCATGGGCTCAGCCGCTAAAACTTGGTTGAGTTTATAA